A DNA window from Chryseobacterium sp. MEBOG06 contains the following coding sequences:
- a CDS encoding DUF4303 domain-containing protein, which yields MDFEILKGQIENAAKKAFLEMYEKHGTEGICSFALYSDEGAMTVCPATNTLEMLETVDEDDILYYKYEPAEWAYEMEGAHHEFEEICTRLRAALDENEEDDQWFGDFQAQLYSTCIEVLEKLKDENFFTQITGKDIFVTFTVSDYEFQNEDLEKIIIRLNDNEYKNEYLEWMATWH from the coding sequence ATGGATTTTGAAATTTTGAAAGGGCAGATAGAAAATGCCGCTAAAAAAGCCTTCTTGGAAATGTATGAAAAACATGGTACAGAAGGTATCTGCAGTTTTGCATTGTATAGTGATGAAGGAGCTATGACGGTATGTCCTGCAACCAATACTTTAGAGATGCTTGAAACAGTGGATGAGGATGATATTCTTTATTACAAATATGAGCCTGCTGAATGGGCTTATGAAATGGAAGGTGCTCATCATGAGTTTGAGGAAATTTGTACCCGGCTGAGAGCCGCGCTTGATGAGAATGAAGAAGATGATCAATGGTTTGGGGATTTTCAGGCCCAGCTGTATTCTACATGTATTGAAGTGCTGGAAAAGCTTAAAGATGAGAACTTTTTTACACAGATCACAGGCAAAGATATTTTCGTCACCTTTACAGTTTCAGACTATGAATTTCAAAATGAGGATCTGGAAAAGATCATTATCAGACTAAATGATAATGAATATAAAAATGAATATCTGGAGTGGATGGCCACATGGCATTAA
- the gwsS gene encoding grasp-with-spasm system SPASM domain peptide maturase produces the protein MKYFNLFSNIQITKGACRILISDLQRNVSELYPLELYEIVEELKSLSIEDIRKNYDKESVEIFNDYLSLLLEKEYGFVTENDWDKNFPPLSLEYLEPSRITNIFIETENIDLIKKIRPSVESLGIQHLTLYSTAPLSAEDLIEIDKIFESSVLSGIEIFSPFHQKIDEFFIQQLHKNTRRIYSFVFYGCPQKPFKTKEEYRFSIQYIKEDLKISACGKINVKYFNTNLPKVLEAVHHNSCLHKKMGIDRNGNIKNCPLMPESFGNIQHHSLEEILNQNRFKKYWNLTKDYIEVCKDCEFRYVCTDCRAYTENTHHNKKGLDISKPLKCSYNPYTCTWEE, from the coding sequence ATGAAATATTTTAATCTATTCAGTAACATCCAGATCACCAAGGGAGCCTGCAGAATTCTGATTTCCGATTTACAGCGAAATGTATCAGAGCTGTATCCTTTAGAGTTGTATGAGATCGTAGAAGAGCTGAAAAGTCTTTCTATTGAGGATATCCGGAAAAACTACGATAAAGAATCCGTAGAAATCTTTAATGACTATCTCAGCCTTTTACTGGAAAAGGAATATGGTTTTGTCACAGAAAATGATTGGGACAAAAATTTCCCGCCTCTTTCATTAGAGTATCTGGAACCAAGCAGGATCACAAATATTTTTATCGAAACAGAAAATATTGATCTCATTAAAAAAATTAGACCTTCCGTAGAAAGTCTGGGAATACAGCATCTGACGCTTTACAGTACTGCGCCATTAAGCGCGGAAGATTTAATAGAAATTGATAAAATATTTGAAAGTTCAGTATTGTCCGGAATAGAAATATTTTCGCCATTTCATCAAAAAATCGATGAGTTTTTCATCCAGCAGCTTCATAAGAATACAAGGCGAATTTATAGTTTTGTTTTTTATGGTTGTCCGCAAAAACCATTCAAAACCAAAGAAGAATATAGATTTTCTATACAATACATCAAAGAAGACCTAAAAATATCAGCCTGTGGCAAAATAAATGTGAAATATTTTAACACTAACCTTCCCAAAGTCCTGGAAGCCGTCCATCACAATTCCTGCCTGCATAAAAAGATGGGGATCGACAGAAACGGCAATATTAAAAACTGTCCGCTGATGCCGGAAAGCTTTGGAAATATTCAGCATCACAGTCTTGAAGAAATCCTGAACCAAAACAGATTCAAAAAATACTGGAATCTCACCAAAGACTATATAGAAGTGTGTAAAGATTGTGAGTTCAGATATGTCTGTACCGATTGCAGAGCGTATACAGAAAATACTCACCACAATAAAAAAGGGCTGGACATTTCAAAACCATTAAAATGCAGCTACAATCCTTACACCTGCACGTGGGAAGAATAG
- the gwsG gene encoding grasp-with-spasm system ATP-grasp peptide maturase — protein MILIISNNNERTTVKIIEWLLEMKKKFIRIHEDEIFEIKVENKKIFLESNRNTFFLSEISSVWYRRGRLKIKRLRCDNHSVNAHMNEVQHWLEDYVRKTLESKKHINKESNSDINKLLVLEQAKKAGLEVPEYFLADNTNQVSLHNTIIKTIGGNPILDDIDKDLNGIMYTTTIQQKEKKDFFITFFQEQIEKEFEIRTFYLNGKCHSMAIFSQNDEQTKTDFRKYNLEKPNRNVPYDLPYDVEEKIDLLMQTLDLNCGSLDFIKGKDGRYYFLEVNAIGQFLGLSNICNYSLDKEIAEYL, from the coding sequence ATGATCCTTATTATTTCCAACAACAATGAAAGGACAACCGTAAAAATTATTGAATGGCTCCTTGAAATGAAAAAGAAATTTATCCGTATACATGAGGATGAAATTTTTGAAATTAAAGTTGAAAACAAAAAAATCTTTTTAGAAAGTAACAGAAACACTTTTTTCCTGAGTGAAATAAGCAGTGTATGGTATCGAAGAGGCAGGTTAAAAATCAAACGTCTGCGATGTGACAATCATTCTGTGAATGCTCATATGAATGAAGTACAGCATTGGCTGGAAGATTATGTAAGAAAAACGCTGGAATCTAAAAAACATATCAATAAAGAAAGTAACAGCGATATTAATAAGCTGCTGGTATTGGAACAGGCTAAAAAAGCAGGTTTAGAGGTTCCTGAATACTTTCTGGCAGACAATACCAATCAGGTATCTCTACATAATACCATTATCAAAACAATTGGCGGAAACCCAATATTGGACGATATAGATAAAGATTTAAACGGTATTATGTACACTACAACTATACAGCAAAAAGAGAAAAAAGATTTCTTTATCACTTTCTTTCAGGAGCAAATTGAAAAAGAATTTGAAATAAGAACCTTCTATCTGAACGGAAAATGCCACTCGATGGCCATTTTCTCTCAGAACGATGAACAAACCAAAACAGATTTCAGGAAATACAATTTAGAAAAGCCTAATAGAAATGTTCCTTATGACCTTCCTTATGATGTTGAAGAAAAAATTGATCTACTGATGCAAACCCTGGATTTAAATTGTGGTTCATTAGATTTTATAAAAGGTAAAGATGGAAGATATTACTTTTTGGAAGTCAATGCAATTGGGCAATTCCTCGGACTCTCCAATATATGCAACTATTCGCTGGATAAAGAAATTGCAGAATATTTATGA
- a CDS encoding Lrp/AsnC family transcriptional regulator: protein MNYQLDEIDKKILDFLVENTRMPFTEIAKQMDVSAGTIHVRVKKMEDAGIILGSSLNIDYGKLDYHFTAFIGILLTKSNRTQEVLKELSTIPNVIEASVISGKYNIFCKVRAKNTEDAKRIIYQIDDIQDVMRTESMISMEEYLSDKNRLINAISI, encoded by the coding sequence ATGAACTATCAACTGGACGAAATAGACAAGAAAATTCTTGATTTCTTAGTAGAAAACACAAGAATGCCTTTTACTGAAATTGCAAAGCAGATGGACGTTTCTGCTGGAACAATTCACGTAAGAGTGAAAAAGATGGAAGATGCAGGTATTATTTTGGGATCATCTCTTAACATCGATTATGGTAAGCTGGACTATCACTTTACAGCTTTCATCGGAATCCTTTTGACAAAATCCAACCGTACTCAGGAAGTATTGAAAGAATTGTCAACTATTCCTAACGTAATCGAAGCGAGTGTTATTTCCGGAAAATATAATATTTTCTGTAAAGTAAGAGCAAAGAATACAGAAGATGCCAAGAGAATTATTTATCAGATTGATGACATTCAGGATGTAATGAGGACTGAAAGTATGATCTCTATGGAAGAGTATTTAAGCGACAAAAATAGATTGATCAACGCGATCTCTATTTAA
- the tsaD gene encoding tRNA (adenosine(37)-N6)-threonylcarbamoyltransferase complex transferase subunit TsaD: protein MSDSIILGIESSCDDTSAAIIKGNSILSNIAANQAIHKEYGGVVPELASRAHQQNIIPVVEKSFSQANIQQNAISAIGFTRGPGLLGSLLIGTSFAKSLAMSLNVPLIEVNHLQAHILAHFIEDANPVPPTFPFLCLTVSGGHTMIVLVKDYFDMEIIGKTIDDAAGEAFDKIGKIFDLDYPAGPIIDRLAKEGNPDAFTFNKPRLENYDYSFSGIKTSVLYFIQKEVRKNPDFIKENLNDLCASVQKTIIEILMKKLEKAAKELNVKQVAIAGGVSANSALRKAMEDNKEKLGWNIYIPKFEYTTDNAAMIAMVAQLKFERGEFTDLRTTATAKYDL from the coding sequence ATGAGCGACTCTATAATTTTAGGTATTGAATCGTCCTGCGACGACACCTCAGCAGCTATCATCAAGGGAAATTCTATTCTTTCAAACATTGCCGCGAATCAGGCCATCCATAAAGAATATGGAGGTGTGGTTCCTGAATTGGCTTCACGGGCCCATCAACAAAATATTATCCCCGTTGTTGAAAAATCTTTTTCCCAAGCAAATATACAACAAAATGCTATCTCAGCTATAGGATTTACACGCGGACCTGGACTTTTGGGTTCTCTTCTCATAGGAACATCATTTGCTAAATCTCTGGCTATGAGCCTCAATGTACCTTTGATTGAAGTAAATCACCTTCAAGCCCACATTCTGGCCCATTTCATCGAAGATGCAAATCCTGTGCCGCCTACCTTCCCTTTCCTGTGTCTTACAGTAAGTGGCGGACATACGATGATTGTATTGGTAAAGGACTATTTCGATATGGAAATTATCGGAAAAACCATCGATGATGCCGCAGGAGAAGCTTTTGACAAAATTGGAAAAATATTTGATCTGGATTATCCGGCAGGACCTATTATTGACAGGCTGGCGAAAGAAGGAAATCCTGATGCTTTTACCTTTAATAAACCAAGATTAGAAAACTACGATTATTCTTTCAGTGGTATCAAAACGTCCGTGTTGTACTTCATTCAGAAAGAAGTCAGAAAAAATCCGGATTTCATCAAAGAAAACCTCAATGACCTTTGTGCTTCTGTACAAAAAACAATTATTGAAATTCTGATGAAGAAACTTGAAAAAGCAGCCAAAGAACTGAACGTTAAACAAGTTGCTATTGCAGGAGGCGTATCTGCCAATTCTGCATTGAGAAAGGCAATGGAAGATAATAAAGAAAAACTGGGATGGAATATTTATATCCCAAAATTTGAATATACAACAGACAATGCTGCCATGATCGCCATGGTTGCACAACTGAAGTTTGAAAGAGGCGAATTTACAGACCTGAGAACTACTGCTACAGCAAAATATGATTTATGA
- a CDS encoding translocation/assembly module TamB domain-containing protein produces MAKLENNNENENKKSIAENLGDQVQKTVDNVEGKVRETVKEASELASDAIHHPVETAGEFGKQAMKDVVSYTWWAKLLLILFWLGLFLVGSILVVINLPVTKQWAADQALKIVNQDFKSGFSTESVDVNYFGDVTIKGLKVKDYKGFNFITAREFRADSDWISLAVNAISGSSNSLSFNSLTLVNADVKVITYKGDSISNFVRFTELFDNGKKRDPSKPPFQLNSRVQIIDSKVSIINENSEGEHGKWLTATKFNLKAPNVKVNGPNVSALINNMSFVTSRWGKSHIVDTFSTELSLTKQFLSLKDLTLNTDHTLLQGNIKFNLHDGSWSDFADRVRWDMKIDQGSEISGYDISYFVTNWDNIKPFNLSGTMTGPLNKFHLENFLIRNPDVNIATKTLKVDNLLKGHFSIETKDLSTDFTYKDLKAMMPSFISNKMKNFADDFGKLKYNGTAKVNPDQIYVENGNLMTGIGQAKISKLTLTGYSTAMPKYSGYLDVKDLNTSVITKNKTVGLISGQFDLNGQSFDVNTMRLTTKSKITSVEIMDKTINNLYLDGLLDHKKYNGLITVNDEQAKATIKGLIDFSTSKVAMDVNADVSYLNMNYFTGKPGSQVVSGQVEGKMSMSSINDLTVDVNANNLHFATATQKYDIPTAKLKTFITADGRVIDVDAPGAATGKISGRYSLADLVGMVENGMGRILVGPPPRKLYHGQNFTLNFDVQQGLVNYFLPELKLPHGAVVEGGYDGNSNNLTLNLDAASLKYIMTKEDEITDADKALATSNPDYKIHERKNINKDSAMVDSVKIRINTANLNQQLYAKINRAEYNKNIIKDFELKGSNENGNTLHLATIFKHGSPDDEINEKLKDYAINVDQSTDAAGDYVFKFEPTEVKFNEVTWAVDTSPELNHSITYRKKTGDFDIRNLRVYSDKSALFIKEAQFKSAKDFYVDADINEFAIEKLLDMQSGGNSMDIKGLANGTVKIKMDKSTLQPLVDLNIDNIKMNGNDMGDISISATNGFSLNVYDIDVKVHSAGVLGSNSLNLTGTVNNNTSSPIIDLTAEMRDFDLSFTQQFVQTVFGNIRGKATGDLKINGKLNNLDYSGDIALKDFGLKLLFTGVDYAFDDTVIQLTKGLAILNNIEVHDGRSNSKGNISGAIQFETLSSMGVSLVMRADNLLMLNTAQKDFDLFWGRVYGQGDLYVDGPVSGLSITTPNMKALNGSTFTFNSSSTSNVEEFKMLRFLKEGKDGLVTLEEKKKTGANMNIDFNLAVDKGTTVNVLVGDDVGNITVKGVADPLKFQMNRQGNIGMSGTYKVDNGTFVSKAILNKTFQIEKNSSIRWDGDAMKPALDINANYVRMVSNVGEYLSMGKLQPISVLLQAHITQSLVEPKIDLNVTALDVSSQVRETLAAKMSQEGEKVLQFGSVLLLSTFNVSNSGGVDVNVGNVAESSGYNILLKQLGSVLNTMSNEFQIDLNYVKGDQSASVADRANAGVSVALSPRVNIKTGLGIPLSKTDGAQNNYLSTEGSVEYDFSKKNDGTLVVRAYSKPTNIGMVSTNGTANQAYGGGVVWSKSFNSLFKKKKKDKKATETKGEIKTDSIKSNGK; encoded by the coding sequence ATGGCAAAGTTAGAGAATAATAACGAGAATGAAAATAAAAAATCTATAGCTGAAAACCTAGGAGATCAGGTACAGAAAACTGTAGATAATGTTGAAGGTAAAGTTCGGGAGACCGTAAAAGAAGCCTCTGAGCTTGCTTCAGATGCTATACATCATCCCGTAGAGACGGCTGGAGAGTTTGGGAAACAGGCAATGAAAGACGTTGTCAGCTATACCTGGTGGGCAAAACTGCTCCTGATTCTCTTTTGGTTAGGACTTTTCCTGGTGGGAAGCATATTGGTGGTTATCAATCTTCCGGTGACTAAACAATGGGCAGCTGATCAGGCACTTAAGATTGTTAATCAGGATTTTAAATCAGGATTTTCTACAGAAAGTGTAGATGTTAACTATTTTGGAGATGTAACCATAAAAGGCTTAAAGGTCAAAGATTATAAAGGGTTTAATTTTATTACAGCCCGTGAATTCCGTGCCGATTCTGACTGGATTTCACTTGCCGTAAATGCCATCTCCGGAAGCAGTAATTCTTTAAGTTTCAACTCTCTTACGCTTGTGAATGCCGATGTGAAAGTTATTACCTATAAAGGGGACAGTATTTCAAACTTTGTCAGATTTACAGAACTTTTTGATAACGGAAAGAAAAGAGATCCCAGTAAACCTCCTTTTCAGCTGAATTCCAGAGTGCAGATTATCGATTCTAAAGTATCCATCATTAACGAAAACTCCGAGGGAGAACATGGAAAATGGCTTACTGCTACAAAATTTAATCTGAAAGCACCCAATGTAAAGGTCAATGGCCCGAATGTATCGGCGCTAATTAATAATATGTCATTTGTTACCTCAAGATGGGGTAAATCCCATATTGTGGACACTTTTTCCACAGAATTGTCTTTGACCAAGCAGTTTCTGTCATTAAAGGATCTTACTTTAAATACAGATCATACCTTACTTCAGGGAAATATTAAATTTAACCTTCATGACGGCTCATGGTCTGATTTTGCAGACAGGGTTCGATGGGATATGAAGATTGATCAGGGCAGCGAGATCAGTGGATATGATATCAGCTATTTTGTAACGAACTGGGACAATATCAAGCCGTTCAATCTTTCAGGAACAATGACGGGGCCTTTGAATAAATTTCATCTGGAAAATTTTCTCATCAGAAATCCTGATGTTAATATTGCCACCAAAACATTGAAAGTAGACAATTTGCTGAAAGGACACTTTTCAATCGAAACCAAAGACCTTTCTACAGATTTTACCTATAAAGATTTAAAGGCAATGATGCCTTCTTTCATCTCCAACAAGATGAAGAACTTTGCGGATGATTTTGGGAAATTAAAGTACAATGGAACCGCAAAAGTAAATCCGGATCAGATCTATGTAGAGAACGGGAATTTAATGACCGGAATAGGGCAGGCGAAGATTTCTAAACTTACCCTTACAGGTTATAGTACGGCAATGCCTAAATACTCAGGCTATCTTGATGTAAAAGACCTTAATACATCTGTGATTACCAAGAATAAAACAGTAGGCTTAATATCAGGTCAATTTGATCTTAACGGACAAAGCTTTGATGTGAATACAATGCGTCTGACTACGAAATCTAAGATTACGAGTGTTGAAATTATGGATAAAACCATTAATAACCTCTATCTGGATGGGTTGCTGGACCATAAAAAATACAACGGACTCATTACCGTTAATGATGAACAGGCAAAAGCAACGATCAAAGGTTTAATAGATTTCAGCACTTCTAAAGTAGCGATGGATGTGAATGCCGATGTGAGCTACCTGAATATGAATTATTTTACCGGTAAACCGGGCAGTCAGGTGGTAAGCGGACAGGTTGAAGGGAAAATGTCAATGTCTTCCATCAATGACCTTACGGTGGATGTGAATGCCAATAATCTTCATTTTGCAACCGCTACCCAGAAATATGATATTCCGACGGCAAAGCTAAAAACATTTATTACTGCAGATGGCCGCGTTATCGATGTAGATGCTCCGGGAGCCGCTACTGGAAAGATATCCGGGAGATACAGCCTTGCAGATCTTGTAGGAATGGTGGAAAATGGAATGGGTAGAATATTGGTAGGGCCTCCTCCCAGAAAATTATATCACGGACAGAATTTTACCCTGAACTTTGATGTTCAGCAGGGATTGGTCAATTATTTCTTACCCGAACTGAAGCTGCCTCATGGAGCGGTTGTAGAAGGGGGGTATGATGGAAACTCCAATAATCTTACGCTGAATCTTGATGCTGCTTCTTTAAAGTATATTATGACGAAAGAAGATGAAATTACCGATGCAGATAAAGCATTGGCAACTTCTAATCCTGATTATAAAATTCACGAGAGAAAAAATATTAACAAAGACAGTGCGATGGTAGATAGTGTTAAAATAAGAATTAACACCGCCAACCTTAATCAACAGCTGTATGCTAAGATCAACAGGGCAGAATATAATAAGAATATCATCAAAGACTTCGAGCTCAAAGGAAGTAATGAAAATGGAAATACACTCCATCTTGCTACAATATTTAAGCATGGAAGCCCTGATGATGAAATTAACGAAAAGCTTAAAGACTATGCTATTAATGTAGATCAGTCCACTGATGCTGCTGGTGACTATGTATTTAAATTCGAACCTACAGAAGTAAAATTCAATGAAGTGACCTGGGCGGTTGATACCAGCCCGGAACTTAATCACTCTATTACCTATAGAAAGAAAACCGGAGATTTTGATATCCGGAATCTGAGAGTTTATTCAGATAAAAGTGCTCTGTTTATTAAGGAAGCCCAGTTTAAATCAGCGAAAGATTTCTATGTAGATGCTGATATTAATGAGTTTGCTATAGAAAAACTTCTTGACATGCAGTCAGGAGGAAACAGTATGGATATCAAAGGGCTCGCCAATGGAACTGTAAAGATCAAAATGGATAAGAGTACCTTGCAGCCTCTGGTAGATCTTAACATTGATAATATTAAGATGAATGGTAATGATATGGGAGATATTTCCATTTCGGCAACCAACGGTTTCTCTCTGAACGTGTATGATATCGATGTAAAAGTACATTCTGCGGGGGTTCTTGGAAGTAACAGCCTGAATTTGACAGGAACAGTTAATAATAATACGTCTTCGCCTATTATTGATCTTACAGCAGAAATGCGTGATTTTGATCTGTCTTTTACACAGCAGTTTGTACAGACTGTTTTTGGAAATATTCGAGGAAAAGCAACAGGAGATCTTAAGATTAACGGTAAGCTTAATAACCTTGATTATAGTGGAGACATTGCTTTAAAAGATTTTGGATTAAAACTTCTGTTTACAGGGGTAGATTATGCATTTGATGATACAGTCATTCAGCTGACTAAAGGACTTGCGATTCTCAACAATATTGAAGTGCATGATGGAAGATCGAATTCCAAAGGAAACATCTCCGGTGCGATCCAGTTTGAAACCCTTTCTTCAATGGGAGTCTCTCTGGTAATGAGAGCAGACAACCTTCTGATGCTTAATACTGCTCAGAAAGATTTTGACCTGTTTTGGGGAAGAGTTTACGGGCAGGGAGACCTTTATGTGGATGGGCCGGTTTCAGGACTGAGTATCACAACACCTAATATGAAGGCACTTAACGGAAGTACCTTTACATTTAATTCAAGCTCTACATCCAACGTTGAAGAGTTTAAAATGCTGAGGTTCCTGAAAGAAGGAAAAGACGGGCTGGTAACGCTGGAAGAAAAGAAAAAGACCGGTGCCAACATGAACATTGACTTCAACCTGGCTGTGGATAAAGGGACTACGGTAAATGTACTGGTGGGTGATGATGTGGGGAATATTACGGTAAAAGGAGTTGCAGACCCGCTGAAATTCCAGATGAACAGACAGGGGAATATCGGTATGAGCGGAACGTATAAAGTAGATAACGGAACATTTGTCTCTAAGGCGATCCTTAATAAAACATTCCAGATTGAGAAAAACAGTAGTATAAGGTGGGATGGAGATGCCATGAAGCCTGCATTAGATATCAATGCCAACTATGTAAGAATGGTTTCCAATGTAGGAGAATATCTGAGTATGGGAAAACTACAGCCTATCAGCGTCCTGCTGCAGGCTCATATCACCCAGTCGCTGGTAGAACCTAAAATTGACCTGAATGTTACTGCATTGGATGTTTCCAGCCAGGTGAGAGAGACTTTGGCAGCCAAAATGAGCCAGGAAGGAGAGAAGGTTCTTCAGTTCGGTTCCGTTCTGTTACTGAGTACCTTTAATGTTTCCAATTCTGGAGGAGTGGATGTGAATGTTGGAAATGTGGCAGAATCCTCCGGATATAATATACTTCTTAAGCAATTGGGATCTGTTCTTAATACGATGAGTAATGAATTCCAGATTGACCTTAATTATGTAAAAGGGGATCAGAGTGCAAGTGTGGCAGACAGAGCCAATGCAGGTGTGAGTGTAGCACTTTCTCCCAGAGTGAATATCAAAACCGGATTGGGAATTCCATTGTCTAAAACAGACGGTGCCCAGAATAACTATCTTTCTACAGAAGGCTCTGTAGAGTATGACTTTTCTAAGAAAAACGATGGTACACTTGTTGTGAGGGCATATTCTAAGCCTACAAATATCGGTATGGTAAGTACAAACGGAACTGCTAATCAAGCCTATGGAGGGGGAGTTGTGTGGAGTAAAAGCTTTAATTCTTTGTTTAAAAAGAAGAAAAAAGACAAAAAAGCCACTGAAACAAAAGGGGAAATAAAAACAGATTCTATAAAATCGAATGGTAAATAA
- a CDS encoding TIGR04139 family peptide modification target: protein MKKLNGMKSNFSSLENKKMKSLQSIKGGGESAINYVSTNNGEVYDKETWVDHERKSTLYIG, encoded by the coding sequence ATGAAAAAATTAAATGGAATGAAGAGCAATTTCTCTTCTTTAGAAAACAAAAAAATGAAAAGTCTACAATCTATCAAAGGTGGTGGAGAATCTGCAATCAACTATGTTTCTACAAATAATGGAGAAGTATATGATAAAGAAACATGGGTTGATCATGAACGCAAATCAACTTTATACATCGGCTAA
- a CDS encoding RsmE family RNA methyltransferase, which yields MKLFYGEIEGPKVTINDEEQQHIVKVLRMRTGEDIHVTDGKGNLASGKLFIEGKKAGIEVAEIQEHLPDFNPKLHIAIAPTKNIDRIEFFVEKAVEMGISEISIIITEKTERKNINIDKIRKQSIAASKQSLRFHFPVINEVLRLPDFLKKINPEHTFVAHCNENLERIELKNIPQLEQLTFLIGPEGDFSEKEIQYLSGHKVKAVSLGNQRLRTETAGVFVSAWNYYRLK from the coding sequence ATGAAATTATTTTACGGAGAAATAGAAGGTCCGAAAGTTACGATCAACGACGAGGAGCAACAGCATATTGTGAAGGTTCTCCGCATGAGAACGGGTGAAGATATTCACGTAACGGACGGAAAAGGAAATCTTGCCTCAGGAAAACTTTTTATAGAAGGTAAAAAAGCAGGTATTGAAGTTGCAGAGATCCAGGAACATCTGCCTGACTTTAATCCTAAACTTCACATTGCCATTGCTCCGACAAAGAATATTGACAGGATAGAGTTTTTTGTAGAAAAAGCTGTGGAAATGGGTATTTCGGAAATCAGTATTATAATCACTGAAAAAACGGAGCGCAAGAACATCAATATTGATAAAATAAGAAAACAGAGTATTGCCGCTTCAAAGCAAAGTTTGAGATTCCATTTTCCTGTGATCAATGAGGTACTGAGGCTTCCGGATTTTCTGAAGAAAATAAACCCGGAACATACTTTTGTTGCCCATTGCAACGAGAATCTGGAAAGAATTGAACTCAAAAACATTCCTCAACTGGAACAGTTGACTTTTTTAATCGGGCCCGAGGGAGATTTTTCTGAAAAAGAAATCCAATATCTATCCGGTCATAAAGTAAAAGCTGTATCACTTGGAAACCAAAGACTAAGAACCGAAACAGCCGGTGTATTCGTATCTGCGTGGAATTACTACAGATTAAAATAG
- a CDS encoding DMP19 family protein, with translation MKSDKIIVSDTSYKSSDPYDLILSNISVVNLLNEEGIDAENIHDDSITSYYIDYYAGQYSNGNFSQFVWNSGWSPELNKMIGVGLKKIGAEKHLELFQEQCSKVERLQESELQKFLESEYFGPNKTRDGLKNDTFYSLDENITELHSQWLKEHPDLKVLTVDEMFSELEKWTGHIIDR, from the coding sequence ATGAAATCAGATAAAATAATTGTTTCGGATACCTCCTATAAGAGCAGTGATCCTTACGATTTGATTCTTTCTAATATTTCTGTCGTTAATCTTCTGAACGAAGAGGGAATTGATGCAGAAAATATACATGATGATTCAATAACCAGCTACTATATAGATTATTATGCAGGTCAGTACAGTAATGGGAATTTCTCCCAGTTTGTATGGAATTCCGGATGGTCTCCAGAACTTAATAAAATGATTGGAGTAGGTTTAAAGAAAATAGGAGCAGAAAAACATCTGGAGCTTTTTCAGGAACAATGCTCAAAAGTAGAGAGGCTTCAAGAAAGTGAACTTCAGAAGTTTTTGGAAAGTGAGTATTTCGGTCCCAACAAAACAAGGGATGGTTTGAAAAACGATACATTTTACAGTCTGGATGAAAACATAACCGAGCTTCATTCTCAATGGCTAAAGGAGCATCCGGATCTGAAAGTACTTACTGTTGATGAGATGTTTTCTGAACTGGAAAAATGGACCGGACATATAATAGACAGATAA